One Candidatus Vicinibacter affinis DNA window includes the following coding sequences:
- a CDS encoding glycine--tRNA ligase, with translation MAISLEDVFKKLVSHCKEYGFIYPSSEIYDGLSAVYDYGPYGVELKNNLKTYWWKSMVQMNENIVGLDAAIFMHPKIWKASGHVDAFNDPLVDNKDSKKRFRADVLIEDAIDKITAKAEKEVEKARSRFGESFDEKLYRETNPRVSEYLKKSSEYNDRLNKAMTENDMVALKTIIDELEITDPDSGSRNWTEVRQFNLMFNTQLGNIAGEEGKLYLRPETAQGIFVNFLNVQKTTRQKIPFGIAQIGKAFRNEIVARQFIFRMREFEQMEMQFFVKPGEEMNWYNHWKSTRMKWHLALGTPASKLRFHDHENLAHYANAAVDIQFDFPFGFKELEGIHSRTDFDLKSHQELSGKKLQYFDPEENENYVPYVVETSIGCDRMFLAILSQAYQEETVPDAEGQDATRIVLKLHPALAPVKCAVLPLVKNKPELVDLSKQVLGKLKSSFQCQYDDKDAIGRRYRRQDAIGTPCCVTVDFDSLSDGTVTLRDRDSLQQERISIDDLVKTIEARISWTNLF, from the coding sequence ATGGCAATTTCTCTGGAAGACGTATTCAAAAAACTGGTAAGCCATTGCAAAGAATATGGTTTTATTTACCCTTCGTCCGAAATCTATGATGGACTAAGTGCTGTGTATGATTACGGACCATATGGTGTTGAACTTAAGAACAACCTCAAAACTTATTGGTGGAAGAGCATGGTCCAGATGAATGAAAACATTGTTGGACTGGATGCCGCCATTTTCATGCACCCTAAAATCTGGAAAGCCTCCGGCCATGTTGACGCTTTTAATGATCCATTGGTGGACAACAAAGACTCTAAGAAAAGATTCCGTGCTGATGTGTTGATAGAGGATGCCATTGATAAAATAACCGCTAAGGCAGAAAAAGAAGTTGAAAAAGCACGCAGTCGGTTTGGAGAAAGCTTTGATGAAAAATTATACCGTGAAACCAACCCCCGCGTATCCGAATACCTGAAAAAAAGCAGTGAGTACAATGATCGACTTAACAAAGCCATGACAGAAAATGACATGGTCGCTCTTAAAACCATCATCGACGAACTTGAAATCACTGACCCGGATTCCGGTTCACGGAATTGGACTGAAGTGAGGCAGTTTAATCTAATGTTCAATACCCAGCTGGGTAATATCGCCGGAGAGGAAGGAAAGTTGTATTTACGACCTGAAACTGCTCAAGGTATTTTTGTGAATTTTTTAAATGTCCAAAAAACTACCCGACAAAAAATTCCATTTGGAATTGCACAGATTGGAAAAGCTTTTAGAAATGAAATCGTCGCCCGTCAATTTATCTTCAGAATGCGCGAATTCGAACAAATGGAGATGCAGTTTTTTGTAAAACCGGGAGAAGAAATGAACTGGTACAATCATTGGAAGTCCACCCGAATGAAATGGCATTTAGCCCTGGGCACGCCTGCATCAAAATTAAGATTTCACGACCATGAAAATTTGGCCCATTATGCAAATGCAGCAGTGGACATTCAGTTTGATTTTCCATTTGGCTTTAAAGAATTAGAAGGCATACATTCAAGAACTGATTTTGATTTGAAAAGTCACCAGGAATTGTCCGGCAAAAAATTACAATATTTTGACCCGGAAGAAAATGAAAACTACGTCCCTTATGTAGTAGAGACCTCCATTGGTTGTGATCGAATGTTTCTGGCTATTTTGTCCCAGGCCTACCAGGAAGAAACAGTACCGGATGCTGAGGGACAAGATGCCACTCGTATTGTGCTGAAATTACATCCTGCACTTGCACCGGTTAAATGTGCAGTTTTGCCTTTAGTTAAAAATAAACCCGAATTGGTTGATCTCTCCAAACAAGTTCTTGGAAAACTGAAATCTTCATTTCAATGCCAGTACGATGACAAAGATGCAATTGGGAGGAGGTACAGAAGGCAGGATGCAATTGGAACCCCATGTTGTGTCACAGTAGATTTTGACAGCCTGAGTGATGGAACCGTTACCTTGAGAGACCGGGACAGCCTTCAACAGGAAAGAATTTCCATAGATGACCTGGTTAAAACTATTGAGGCCAGAATTTCATGGACCAATTTATTCTAG
- a CDS encoding YraN family protein, with amino-acid sequence MSNHLDLGKRGEEIASSFLVDLGYEILERNWRFSRAEIDLIVKDGAVLVFVEVKTRSYDFYGRPEEFVSERKRQLIEDAASQYMIKSGHEWEIRYDVISVLLRKNGKEEVEHFKDAWF; translated from the coding sequence TTGAGCAACCATCTTGATTTAGGTAAAAGGGGAGAGGAAATTGCCTCCAGTTTTCTTGTGGACCTCGGTTATGAAATTCTTGAAAGGAACTGGAGGTTCAGCAGAGCAGAAATTGACCTCATTGTGAAGGATGGAGCTGTATTGGTTTTTGTGGAAGTTAAAACCAGAAGTTATGATTTCTATGGCAGGCCTGAAGAGTTTGTTTCGGAACGCAAAAGACAGCTGATAGAAGATGCGGCTTCCCAATACATGATTAAATCAGGACATGAATGGGAAATTCGCTATGATGTGATTTCTGTGTTGCTTAGAAAAAATGGCAAGGAGGAGGTGGAACATTTTAAAGATGCGTGGTTTTAG
- a CDS encoding bifunctional phosphoglucose/phosphomannose isomerase — MVKRFPAQLEEAMSIGANAKLTPLDFIPKLVYVAGMGGSGIGADFVASFISTQASLPYLVGKSYEAPAYIDRHSLVIASSYSGNTEETLAAINQILNTGARIICVASGGKLIALAKEKGFDYIQVPDNWASPRACLGYSTVAQLYILKHLGLWSHDFESELTRSIKSLREDTLQIQEKAKHLANTLYQKNTVIYSSDRIEPVAIRFRQQINENAKRLCWHHVIPEMNHNELVGWRKADPSLAVIFLRNNDDHPRNELRIELTKEVVSHYAGTTVELYSKGQTLIERSLYLVHLLDYASVYLADLNKVDAIEVKVIDFLKTELSKVTD; from the coding sequence ATGGTAAAACGTTTTCCCGCTCAGTTAGAAGAGGCAATGAGCATTGGCGCCAATGCAAAACTCACGCCATTGGACTTTATACCAAAACTGGTATATGTCGCAGGAATGGGTGGTTCAGGGATAGGCGCAGATTTTGTGGCTTCATTTATTTCCACTCAGGCCAGCTTGCCTTACCTGGTGGGAAAGTCTTACGAGGCACCTGCCTACATAGACCGCCATTCTCTTGTAATCGCATCCTCCTACAGTGGAAACACAGAAGAAACCCTTGCAGCCATTAACCAGATTTTAAATACCGGAGCACGGATCATTTGTGTTGCGTCCGGTGGCAAACTGATAGCTTTGGCCAAGGAAAAGGGGTTTGACTACATTCAGGTACCTGACAATTGGGCTTCTCCAAGGGCCTGTTTGGGATACTCAACCGTCGCCCAACTCTATATTCTGAAACACCTCGGGCTCTGGTCGCATGATTTTGAGTCTGAGCTAACCAGATCTATTAAATCTCTTCGAGAGGACACCCTGCAGATCCAGGAAAAAGCCAAACATTTGGCTAATACACTTTATCAAAAAAATACGGTGATCTACTCTTCTGATAGAATCGAACCGGTTGCCATCAGATTTCGTCAGCAAATCAATGAAAATGCCAAAAGACTTTGCTGGCATCACGTCATCCCTGAGATGAATCACAATGAACTGGTCGGTTGGAGAAAGGCGGATCCGTCACTTGCGGTCATTTTCCTTAGAAACAACGATGATCATCCTCGGAATGAACTGAGAATTGAATTAACTAAAGAAGTGGTCTCCCACTATGCAGGCACTACTGTTGAACTGTATTCAAAAGGACAAACTTTGATAGAACGATCCCTTTATTTGGTACATCTGTTGGATTACGCAAGCGTTTATCTAGCCGATCTCAACAAGGTAGACGCCATAGAAGTTAAGGTGATTGACTTTCTTAAGACTGAATTGTCAAAAGTAACTGATTAG
- a CDS encoding peptidylprolyl isomerase, translating to MKLKISVLSTVFILLIQLVYSQTSDPVLFSVNGNPVKVSEFEYIYNKNNGKDANFTKASLDEYLNLYTRFKLKVQAARDMKLDTIPALIKELEGYRQQLTTNYLNDKEVTDKLAKEVFERQTRDISVSHILFSLSPNALPEDTLKSYNIAMEAYRAIQKNNDFDAAAKKYSNDISTAQKSGFLGWFTAMLPDGFYQFENAIYHLKKGQISTPLRTRLGYHILKVNDVRPARRKIEAAHILFRKGVKGKPDILAQAKVDSIYKLLKGGASFEDQARLVSEDKTTAMIGGNVGFFGINQYESNFEDAAFSLAKDGDISAPVETSIGWHIIKRLRKEEELPYERAKKKIQSEITRDSRFKEAQGSLIEKIKIESKYKENSAALDRFAAKMDTNFFTYKWKSPEFSENEELGSLGDIKLKSQDFAEFVKSNTRQRIQGAEDQKVRATIQNMFNDYVAQKCLQYEETRLEDKYPEFKALMREYREGILLFEATKNVVWDRASEDTTGLRMFYEKNKSKYKWDERALIYYVSIDTSDIKLANKIYKFMSKKSVSKGIDKFDKKKDFIAFQKNTTEKKNTESYEGLQFTTGFTTPLTKNENGKGYVFRKIEQILPVDNKSLDEARGFIIADYQDHLEALWIDELKQKYKVEINQDVLNSLVKK from the coding sequence ATGAAACTGAAAATTTCTGTATTAAGTACGGTATTCATCCTACTCATTCAATTAGTTTATTCTCAAACCAGTGATCCTGTTTTATTTTCAGTGAACGGAAATCCTGTCAAAGTTTCTGAATTTGAATACATCTACAACAAGAACAACGGCAAGGATGCCAATTTTACCAAAGCATCACTTGATGAATACCTCAATCTCTATACCCGATTTAAATTAAAAGTGCAGGCTGCACGTGATATGAAACTGGATACCATCCCAGCTCTGATAAAAGAACTGGAAGGTTACAGACAACAATTAACCACCAATTACCTCAACGACAAAGAAGTTACAGATAAATTGGCCAAAGAAGTTTTCGAACGTCAGACAAGAGACATTTCTGTGAGTCATATTCTCTTTAGTTTAAGCCCAAATGCTTTGCCGGAGGACACCTTGAAATCCTACAATATAGCCATGGAGGCATATCGTGCTATCCAAAAAAATAATGATTTCGATGCTGCGGCAAAAAAATATTCTAATGACATCAGCACTGCACAAAAATCAGGCTTTCTTGGTTGGTTTACCGCCATGCTACCGGATGGATTTTACCAATTTGAGAATGCAATTTATCATCTGAAAAAAGGACAAATTTCTACTCCTTTAAGAACCAGACTTGGATACCATATACTTAAAGTAAATGATGTCCGCCCGGCAAGGAGAAAAATTGAAGCAGCCCATATTTTATTTAGAAAAGGAGTAAAAGGGAAACCAGATATTTTGGCTCAGGCTAAAGTGGACAGTATTTATAAACTCCTCAAAGGAGGTGCAAGCTTTGAAGATCAGGCAAGATTGGTCAGTGAAGATAAAACCACCGCCATGATTGGTGGAAATGTTGGTTTTTTTGGCATCAACCAGTATGAGTCTAATTTTGAAGATGCCGCTTTCTCCCTGGCTAAAGATGGTGACATTTCAGCACCTGTAGAAACGAGTATTGGCTGGCACATCATCAAAAGACTGCGTAAAGAAGAAGAACTTCCTTACGAAAGAGCCAAGAAAAAAATTCAGTCTGAAATTACCAGAGATAGCCGATTCAAAGAAGCACAAGGCAGCTTGATCGAAAAAATTAAAATCGAATCAAAGTATAAGGAAAACTCGGCAGCGCTTGATCGATTTGCAGCCAAAATGGACACGAACTTTTTTACTTATAAGTGGAAGTCTCCCGAATTTTCTGAAAATGAAGAGTTGGGAAGTCTTGGTGACATTAAACTAAAAAGCCAGGATTTCGCCGAGTTCGTTAAATCAAATACCAGACAAAGAATTCAAGGCGCGGAAGATCAAAAAGTAAGGGCAACCATCCAAAATATGTTCAACGATTATGTAGCCCAAAAATGTCTGCAGTATGAAGAAACAAGGCTGGAAGATAAATATCCGGAATTCAAAGCCCTGATGAGAGAGTATCGAGAAGGAATCCTTTTATTTGAAGCAACCAAAAATGTAGTTTGGGACAGGGCTTCTGAGGACACTACCGGATTAAGAATGTTCTATGAAAAAAATAAATCGAAATACAAATGGGATGAAAGGGCACTCATATATTATGTGTCCATTGATACTTCTGACATAAAACTTGCCAATAAAATATATAAGTTTATGTCAAAGAAAAGTGTCAGCAAAGGCATAGATAAATTTGACAAGAAAAAAGACTTCATTGCCTTCCAAAAGAATACAACTGAAAAGAAAAATACAGAATCTTACGAAGGACTTCAATTTACAACCGGATTCACTACTCCATTGACTAAAAATGAAAATGGAAAAGGTTATGTATTTAGAAAAATTGAACAAATCCTGCCGGTTGATAATAAATCACTTGATGAAGCGAGAGGTTTTATTATTGCTGACTATCAGGATCACCTGGAAGCATTATGGATTGACGAACTTAAACAAAAATACAAGGTAGAAATCAATCAGGATGTCTTAAATAGTCTTGTTAAAAAATAA
- a CDS encoding peptidylprolyl isomerase codes for MKIKIYLGLILLNVFNGPVFSQTNLYVDRIIAKIGGEIILYSDLQDQKAYVKERQGGALNEEDDCAILENLFLQKFMIHQAKLDSIEVRDEEVEQQLDARIDQILQYMNNDTKKFEEYYGQTITQVRNRFREDLKNQLLTERLQNKVIGNVSVSPQETDLFFRRIPKDSLPYFSSEVEISEILYKPKPNNEAVKNAKEKLNKLLLRIKGGESFEKLAQTYSDDPGSAKAGGSLGWMKRGNLVPEYEAAAFNLEKDSVSGIVESEFGYHIIQLLGRRGNNINTRHILIKPEIKEEDYQKSEKYLDSIRSIIIKDSLPFEFAVRQFSDKKSETYNNGGQLINPKTGNNYFEVADLEPDVYFAIDALKVGEISKPVGSNDQEGKKYFRIFKLQSRSNPHKASLEADYAKIQTAAKEMKKNDHFKKWMEQKIPKIYAEVDPDLKAICPNLQTWGGAQN; via the coding sequence ATGAAAATTAAAATATATCTCGGTCTCATTCTATTGAATGTGTTTAACGGACCGGTCTTTTCTCAGACCAATTTGTATGTGGATCGCATCATTGCCAAAATTGGTGGAGAAATTATTCTCTATTCTGATCTTCAGGATCAGAAAGCATACGTGAAGGAAAGACAAGGCGGTGCATTGAATGAAGAAGATGATTGCGCAATTTTAGAAAATTTGTTTCTTCAGAAATTTATGATTCATCAGGCTAAATTAGACAGCATTGAAGTAAGAGATGAAGAAGTTGAACAACAACTTGATGCAAGAATTGACCAAATTCTGCAATACATGAACAATGACACCAAAAAATTTGAAGAATATTACGGCCAAACCATAACTCAGGTAAGAAATAGATTCAGAGAGGATCTGAAAAATCAACTTCTTACAGAAAGACTCCAAAATAAAGTGATTGGTAATGTGAGTGTAAGTCCGCAAGAAACCGATTTGTTTTTTAGAAGAATTCCAAAGGACAGCCTTCCCTACTTCAGTTCAGAAGTTGAAATTTCTGAAATCCTCTACAAGCCAAAACCAAATAATGAAGCGGTAAAAAATGCAAAAGAGAAACTGAACAAACTTTTACTGAGAATTAAAGGTGGAGAAAGTTTTGAAAAATTGGCACAAACCTATTCCGATGATCCTGGTTCTGCAAAAGCGGGCGGCAGTCTTGGCTGGATGAAAAGAGGGAATCTCGTTCCGGAATATGAGGCGGCGGCCTTTAATCTTGAAAAAGATTCTGTTTCCGGGATTGTAGAATCTGAATTTGGTTACCACATCATTCAACTCCTTGGGAGAAGAGGCAATAATATCAATACACGTCACATCCTTATCAAACCCGAAATTAAAGAGGAGGATTATCAAAAATCTGAAAAATACTTGGACAGTATCAGATCAATAATCATAAAGGATTCCCTGCCTTTCGAATTTGCAGTAAGGCAATTTTCGGATAAAAAGTCTGAGACCTATAACAACGGGGGTCAGTTGATAAACCCCAAAACAGGAAACAACTATTTTGAAGTCGCAGATCTGGAACCTGATGTTTATTTTGCAATAGATGCGCTTAAAGTGGGTGAGATTTCCAAACCCGTAGGCTCCAATGATCAGGAGGGTAAAAAGTATTTCAGAATTTTTAAATTACAATCTCGCTCCAATCCCCACAAGGCAAGCCTGGAAGCGGATTATGCAAAAATTCAAACTGCCGCTAAGGAAATGAAAAAGAATGATCACTTCAAAAAATGGATGGAACAGAAGATTCCAAAAATATATGCTGAGGTAGATCCTGACTTAAAAGCGATTTGTCCAAACCTTCAGACCTGGGGAGGAGCACAAAACTAA
- a CDS encoding gliding motility-associated C-terminal domain-containing protein: MKSNYAASCTARYMIKSLLVLMLMAITIPRILSQSNEGTEFWFSFLEHRDRGNARLCMISSKYNTSGTISLDAIGWSVNFNLQANTILTLSVPPEAENFGSEFKANKGVRVVTKLPSSVYIHQYHEFRSDAALVLPVSSLGSEYYVMTYSGYQNNDDHYPSEFVIVATQNQTVLDLYFSADTRGGQKKLSTQQIILNEGETYQVQAARVTDDLSGTFVKGNKNFAVFSGNRWTQIPTGCGNRDNTLEQMYPIETWGKEFIAVPSKFVDYDLFRVLAAEDATEIVVQTYLPPSKQTIYLNKGQWREFRLNKQSAYIKSTRPIMLAQFLVGGNCNGLNGLGDPSMVLLNSIEQYRDTVTLYNSPYENIINNFINIIIQSRDSTKLTVDGKTIRQWGANFSTVGDSNQFAFVQLEVKDGPHTLISQGCGLIAVAYGYGQAESYAYGGGANFYKINQIPIPDGSCLTDSLLLKSGFPPSRFNVAWDLGDGTLSNLHEFKHRYKALGNYTVQLFVHDLCRNTFDTLDKKILISLRQGLTAYPDTTACLGSVINLHALDRDESTYLWNGPNGFSSDNQHPKLIITNVQQSGTYSVVSDYYGCESYPKELFIQVYENPIPDLGRDLYFCPEKESVILKTTFTSGLVWQDGSMKEEFIVEKGGLYSIQVTNEYQCVGNDTILIEERCPAEYFFPNIFSPNGDGINDLFVPKTVYLNNYKLQIFSRWGELLFSTEDPSIGWDGTANGQPVLPGVYIYLFSYTGYDTKYQVLQKTISGDLTLIR; the protein is encoded by the coding sequence ATGAAATCTAATTATGCTGCATCCTGTACTGCTCGCTATATGATTAAAAGTCTGCTGGTCTTGATGTTAATGGCTATTACCATTCCCCGGATTCTTTCTCAATCCAACGAAGGGACTGAGTTTTGGTTTAGCTTCCTTGAGCACAGGGACAGGGGTAATGCCAGATTATGCATGATCAGTTCAAAATACAACACCTCCGGAACTATAAGTTTGGATGCGATTGGGTGGTCGGTCAATTTCAATTTACAGGCAAACACAATCCTTACCCTCTCAGTCCCTCCTGAAGCCGAAAATTTTGGTTCTGAATTTAAAGCGAATAAAGGCGTGCGGGTAGTAACCAAATTACCAAGTTCGGTTTACATCCACCAATATCATGAATTCCGCTCTGATGCTGCACTGGTATTGCCTGTAAGTTCATTGGGGAGTGAATATTATGTGATGACCTACTCCGGTTACCAAAATAATGATGACCACTACCCATCTGAATTCGTAATAGTTGCCACACAAAACCAAACAGTACTTGATCTCTACTTTTCTGCTGATACCCGGGGTGGCCAGAAAAAATTAAGCACTCAACAGATCATCCTGAATGAAGGTGAAACCTATCAAGTTCAGGCTGCAAGAGTGACAGATGATTTGAGCGGCACCTTTGTTAAAGGAAATAAAAATTTTGCAGTTTTTAGTGGCAACCGGTGGACACAGATCCCGACAGGTTGTGGGAATAGAGACAATACTTTGGAACAAATGTATCCAATTGAAACATGGGGTAAAGAATTTATAGCTGTCCCTTCCAAGTTTGTGGATTATGATTTGTTTAGAGTGCTGGCTGCTGAAGATGCTACCGAAATAGTTGTCCAAACTTATCTGCCGCCTTCCAAACAAACCATTTATCTAAATAAAGGACAATGGCGGGAATTCAGACTGAATAAACAATCTGCCTATATTAAAAGTACCCGTCCGATCATGTTGGCACAGTTTCTCGTGGGCGGAAATTGCAATGGACTGAATGGACTGGGAGACCCCTCCATGGTATTGCTTAACAGCATTGAACAGTACAGAGATACAGTAACATTGTACAATTCGCCCTATGAAAATATCATCAACAATTTTATAAACATCATCATCCAATCACGTGACAGTACAAAGCTTACAGTAGATGGAAAAACCATCCGACAATGGGGAGCAAACTTTTCTACAGTGGGCGACTCAAACCAGTTTGCTTTTGTCCAATTAGAAGTAAAAGACGGACCACACACGCTTATTTCACAGGGATGTGGTCTCATCGCTGTTGCCTATGGCTATGGACAGGCAGAATCCTATGCATATGGAGGAGGTGCCAATTTTTATAAAATAAATCAGATTCCCATTCCGGATGGATCCTGTCTCACTGACAGCCTTCTTTTGAAATCCGGATTTCCCCCCTCCCGCTTTAATGTTGCCTGGGATTTAGGTGATGGCACTTTATCAAATCTCCACGAATTTAAACACCGTTACAAAGCTCTTGGAAACTACACCGTACAGCTGTTTGTCCATGATTTATGCAGGAATACATTTGACACTTTGGATAAAAAGATTCTTATAAGCCTTAGACAAGGATTGACTGCCTATCCGGATACAACAGCCTGTTTAGGTTCTGTAATAAACCTCCATGCCCTTGATCGGGATGAAAGTACCTATTTGTGGAATGGACCCAATGGTTTTAGTTCTGACAATCAGCATCCAAAATTGATCATAACAAATGTTCAACAGTCGGGAACTTACTCTGTTGTGAGTGATTATTACGGCTGTGAAAGTTATCCAAAAGAATTATTTATCCAGGTTTATGAAAATCCAATACCTGACCTTGGAAGAGATCTCTATTTCTGCCCTGAAAAGGAAAGTGTCATTCTAAAAACAACATTTACTTCAGGATTGGTTTGGCAGGATGGATCAATGAAGGAGGAATTTATTGTTGAAAAAGGTGGCCTTTACAGTATTCAGGTAACCAATGAATATCAATGTGTGGGAAATGATACCATTCTTATCGAAGAGCGCTGCCCTGCAGAATACTTTTTTCCGAATATATTCTCACCGAATGGTGATGGAATCAATGACCTCTTTGTACCCAAGACAGTGTATTTGAACAATTACAAACTTCAGATCTTTAGCAGATGGGGAGAGCTTCTTTTCAGTACGGAAGATCCATCCATTGGTTGGGATGGCACTGCAAATGGTCAGCCTGTGCTTCCGGGAGTCTATATTTACTTGTTTTCTTACACAGGATATGACACCAAATATCAAGTACTTCAAAAAACCATTTCCGGAGATCTGACTCTTATCCGTTAA
- a CDS encoding S8 family peptidase, whose amino-acid sequence MRFQMILVAIILCSSTYGQKCFIHPSVYEKLQQQSEVTILVELKEKPGFPLYQESWSKEKKSTYVYQQLSTVAYKSQKSLIDYFIKKRLEYQPFWILNAIKVNVDRNNLEEIALSPQVKAIYYDVPFSLKLGQDNSLKKLQERAPEITWGLNRIGADKVWQMGFEGQGVTLAGEDTGYKWDLEGIKDKYRGWNGSSVDHNYQWHDAIHSISVLSADSLNPCGLSLKEPCDDNGHGTHTAGTMVGSTADNLYGVAPKAKWIGCRNMERGNGAPSTYIECFQFFLAPTDLDGMNPKPELAPHAINNSWYCSQGEGCNASNYIYMEEVINNLKKAGIVVVVSAGNDGVGCGTISNPPAMFENSFTVGSFASNDTISGFSSAGPVRIDSSGRIKPNVVAPGSYVISRTLSGELQGWNGTSMAGPHVAGLVALIISAHPALAGQVEKIETIIEQSARPDDAIIDCEGLLNSARPNHVYGYGKIQADAAVKMALLLKTDEEQRIKTGFTLSPNPAKDFIKIAFNDNLQHTIQIYDFLGHAILEKFLIQSTGIISITDLPKGIYLLKIRETGSSRLFLKN is encoded by the coding sequence ATGCGTTTTCAAATGATTTTGGTTGCAATTATTCTTTGTTCTTCTACTTACGGTCAGAAGTGTTTTATTCATCCTTCAGTATATGAAAAGCTACAACAGCAATCTGAAGTGACCATTCTGGTAGAATTAAAGGAAAAGCCTGGCTTTCCGCTTTACCAGGAAAGCTGGTCAAAAGAAAAAAAATCCACTTATGTGTATCAACAACTCTCAACGGTGGCATATAAAAGTCAAAAATCACTCATTGACTATTTTATTAAAAAACGCCTTGAATATCAACCCTTTTGGATCCTTAATGCAATCAAGGTTAATGTAGATCGTAACAATCTTGAAGAAATTGCCTTGTCCCCTCAGGTTAAAGCGATTTATTACGATGTTCCGTTTTCATTAAAATTAGGACAGGATAATAGCCTTAAAAAACTTCAGGAGAGGGCCCCGGAAATTACTTGGGGTTTAAACAGAATTGGTGCAGATAAAGTCTGGCAAATGGGTTTCGAAGGCCAAGGGGTAACACTGGCAGGTGAAGATACTGGTTACAAATGGGATTTGGAAGGCATTAAGGATAAATACAGAGGTTGGAATGGAAGTTCAGTAGACCATAACTATCAGTGGCATGACGCCATACACAGTATCAGTGTTTTGAGTGCAGACAGTCTTAATCCGTGTGGTTTAAGTCTGAAAGAACCATGTGATGACAATGGACACGGCACTCACACCGCCGGTACAATGGTGGGGAGTACCGCCGATAATTTATACGGAGTGGCACCGAAAGCTAAGTGGATTGGATGCAGGAACATGGAGAGAGGAAATGGTGCTCCCTCCACTTATATAGAGTGTTTCCAATTCTTTCTGGCTCCAACTGACCTGGATGGCATGAATCCAAAACCAGAACTTGCGCCTCATGCAATCAACAACAGCTGGTATTGCAGTCAGGGGGAAGGCTGTAATGCATCCAATTACATTTATATGGAAGAAGTGATCAACAATTTAAAAAAAGCAGGAATTGTTGTGGTTGTTTCCGCCGGAAATGATGGAGTTGGTTGTGGAACCATCAGTAATCCACCCGCCATGTTTGAAAATAGCTTCACGGTGGGTTCATTTGCTTCAAATGACACCATTAGCGGCTTCAGCAGCGCAGGACCCGTTAGAATTGACAGCAGTGGCCGCATTAAACCTAATGTCGTTGCTCCGGGCTCCTACGTCATTTCAAGAACACTTTCAGGAGAATTGCAAGGCTGGAACGGGACCAGTATGGCCGGACCCCATGTTGCCGGATTAGTTGCGTTGATCATCAGTGCACATCCTGCATTGGCCGGACAAGTGGAAAAAATTGAAACCATCATTGAGCAGAGCGCGAGACCTGATGATGCAATCATTGATTGTGAAGGTTTATTGAATTCCGCACGACCAAATCATGTTTATGGTTACGGTAAGATTCAGGCTGATGCAGCTGTCAAAATGGCACTCCTTCTGAAGACAGATGAAGAACAAAGAATTAAAACCGGTTTTACCTTAAGTCCTAATCCAGCGAAGGATTTTATTAAGATAGCGTTCAATGATAACCTGCAGCACACCATCCAAATTTATGATTTTCTTGGCCATGCTATTTTGGAGAAATTTCTCATCCAAAGCACCGGCATTATTTCAATTACCGACCTTCCGAAAGGAATCTATTTATTAAAGATAAGGGAAACCGGAAGTTCCAGATTGTTTTTGAAAAACTGA